A part of Corynebacterium lactis RW2-5 genomic DNA contains:
- a CDS encoding phosphoribosylaminoimidazolesuccinocarboxamide synthase, protein MRPELSSYNHLSAGKVREIYEIDSETLLLVVSDRISAFDHILETPIPDKGRVLTAMSVFFFDEIDFPNHMAGPADDERIPEECLGRALVCKKLKMLPFECVARGYLTGSGLAEYEATGAVCGIELPEGLVEGSKLPEPIFTPATKAELGDHDENVSFEAVVESLGQKRAEELRDATLKIYSEAAELAAERGIILADTKFEFGLDTDGNLVLADEVLTPDSSRYWPADSYQEGAVNPSFDKQYVRNWLTSPKSSWKKCEGTPPPVLPGSVVEATRERYVEAYERLSGRRFSDWIGDPA, encoded by the coding sequence ATGCGACCTGAACTCTCCTCGTACAATCATCTTTCCGCGGGCAAGGTCCGGGAAATCTACGAGATTGACTCCGAGACCCTATTGCTAGTGGTCAGCGACCGTATCTCGGCGTTCGACCACATTCTGGAAACACCCATCCCAGATAAGGGTCGAGTGCTGACCGCAATGAGCGTCTTCTTCTTCGACGAGATCGACTTCCCGAACCACATGGCGGGCCCGGCCGACGATGAGCGCATTCCGGAGGAGTGTCTCGGCCGCGCGTTGGTGTGCAAGAAGCTGAAGATGCTGCCGTTCGAGTGCGTCGCCCGCGGCTATCTGACCGGTTCCGGCCTGGCGGAGTACGAAGCTACCGGCGCCGTCTGCGGTATCGAGCTGCCGGAGGGCCTGGTCGAGGGCTCTAAGCTGCCCGAGCCGATTTTCACCCCGGCCACTAAGGCGGAGCTCGGCGACCACGACGAGAATGTCTCCTTCGAGGCCGTCGTCGAGTCGCTGGGGCAGAAGCGCGCCGAGGAGCTGCGCGATGCCACCCTGAAGATTTACTCCGAGGCTGCCGAGCTGGCTGCCGAGCGAGGCATCATCTTGGCTGACACCAAGTTCGAGTTCGGTCTGGATACGGACGGCAACCTGGTGCTCGCCGATGAGGTGCTGACTCCGGACTCCTCCCGCTACTGGCCGGCGGACTCCTACCAGGAGGGCGCGGTCAACCCGAGCTTCGACAAGCAGTACGTGCGCAACTGGCTGACTTCTCCGAAGTCCAGCTGGAAGAAGTGCGAAGGCACCCCTCCGCCGGTGCTGCCGGGTAGTGTTGTGGAAGCAACCCGCGAGCGGTACGTCGAGGCCTACGAGCGCCTGTCCGGCCGCCGATTCTCAGATTGGATTGGAGACCCTGCGTGA
- a CDS encoding alpha/beta hydrolase encodes MNILRAIPLTGQVADLVIFALLVLIVLYLMLPLRRRFLLRGTAPSFLIAMALAGGTWYLLERQWKLVPEGIDVRIFIASGLAIFAIGLAIARLMSLRSSPIRGRRKALVAAGAVLSLAVAPMCALAMGNVVYHLFPSAYSLLSAEGPRTISYEQAEADRARWSAISRGSSQLGENVQGPADTSPSSAVVRLSLSNSASRFTTTPALVYLPPVYFSGAENLPVIVLVSGVPGGPDDWFSLGQAHLALDDFAASHGGKAPIVVAIDANGSQFHDTLCVDSKEGNVDTYISQDVRDDVVKRFRAAPQARKWAVAGLSRGGTCSLQIVAHHPDKFATFINMSGELHPSTTTVDAAIKDYFGGNAQAYADAGAEKVLTNNAIANGQGPGAYEGVAGRFIAGDEDRAAQVDLRQLDRLSRAAGIDSTYIEFPGKHTWQVWRAGFADSLDWLAQRLQIS; translated from the coding sequence GTGAATATTCTTCGCGCGATTCCGCTGACAGGTCAGGTTGCCGACCTGGTTATTTTCGCCCTGCTGGTTTTGATTGTCCTGTACCTGATGCTGCCTCTACGTCGTAGGTTTCTCTTGCGCGGAACCGCGCCGTCTTTCTTGATCGCTATGGCGCTCGCCGGTGGCACCTGGTACCTGCTCGAACGGCAGTGGAAACTCGTTCCCGAAGGCATCGATGTGCGCATCTTTATCGCCTCGGGGCTTGCGATTTTCGCCATTGGGTTGGCGATTGCCCGTTTGATGTCGCTACGGAGCTCTCCCATCCGCGGCCGACGTAAAGCTCTCGTCGCTGCTGGGGCTGTTTTATCGCTTGCGGTGGCCCCGATGTGTGCACTGGCAATGGGAAACGTTGTCTACCACCTTTTCCCCAGTGCCTATTCGCTCCTGTCCGCAGAAGGGCCGAGAACCATTTCCTATGAGCAAGCCGAAGCTGACCGGGCACGATGGTCTGCAATTTCCCGTGGTTCCTCCCAATTAGGGGAAAATGTACAGGGACCTGCCGATACTTCTCCGTCCAGCGCCGTCGTGCGCTTGTCTTTGTCCAACTCTGCCTCCCGCTTTACGACGACACCGGCGCTTGTCTATCTTCCTCCCGTGTACTTCAGTGGAGCCGAGAACTTGCCGGTGATTGTCCTGGTTTCGGGTGTTCCGGGTGGCCCTGACGACTGGTTTTCATTGGGGCAGGCGCACTTGGCGCTCGATGACTTTGCAGCAAGTCACGGAGGAAAGGCGCCAATTGTGGTTGCGATTGATGCCAATGGGTCACAGTTTCACGACACATTATGCGTAGATAGTAAGGAAGGAAATGTCGACACCTATATCAGCCAGGACGTGCGTGATGACGTAGTAAAGCGATTCCGCGCAGCGCCGCAGGCGCGGAAATGGGCGGTTGCTGGACTCTCGCGGGGTGGGACCTGTTCGCTGCAGATTGTGGCACATCACCCCGATAAGTTCGCGACCTTTATAAATATGTCGGGTGAGCTGCATCCTTCAACTACCACGGTCGATGCTGCTATTAAAGATTATTTCGGTGGTAACGCACAGGCCTATGCGGACGCTGGTGCGGAGAAGGTCCTGACAAATAATGCAATCGCAAATGGGCAAGGGCCGGGTGCGTATGAGGGCGTTGCAGGGCGGTTCATCGCAGGCGATGAAGACCGGGCCGCACAAGTGGATTTACGGCAGTTGGATCGACTGTCGCGTGCCGCCGGCATTGATTCCACTTATATAGAATTTCCAGGAAAGCATACGTGGCAGGTATGGAGAGCTGGTTTTGCTGATTCGCTGGACTGGCTGGCGCAGCGGCTTCAGATTTCTTAG
- a CDS encoding acetyl-CoA C-acetyltransferase, whose translation MAAQANNNSLRRAVVVGGNRIPFARSNKEYANESNQDMLTATIDGLVARFGLAGERLGAVSAGAVLKHSRDFNLTRECVLGSALAPDTPAFDIQMACATGMEALNSVSNMIKLGQIDSAIAGGVDTTSDAPIAVNDRLRKILLEANRQKSPMDMAKVFLKARPADLAPDAPSTGEPRTGLSMGEHQAITTATWGVTRREQDELAAASHQNMARAYDEGFFTDLITPYKGVTRDTNLRADSTVEKLGKLKPVFGRGLEAEPTMTAGNSTPLTDGASAVLVSTPEWAAERGLPVLADVVDSEAAAVDFVHGDEGLLMAPAYATPRLLARNGWTFDDFDFFEIHEAFAGTVLSTLKAWEDEEYCRTKLGLDGALGSIPREKLNVNGSSLAAGHPFAATGGRIVAALSKMLRAKADETGKTTRGLISVCAAGGQGVVAVLEARV comes from the coding sequence ATGGCAGCTCAGGCCAACAACAACTCTCTGCGCCGCGCAGTCGTCGTCGGCGGTAACCGCATCCCGTTCGCTCGCTCGAACAAGGAATACGCAAACGAGTCCAACCAGGACATGCTCACCGCCACCATTGATGGCCTGGTCGCACGTTTCGGCCTGGCCGGTGAGCGCCTCGGTGCAGTCTCCGCGGGTGCCGTGCTGAAGCACTCCCGCGACTTTAACCTCACCCGTGAGTGTGTCCTCGGCTCCGCACTGGCCCCGGACACCCCGGCTTTCGACATTCAGATGGCCTGCGCCACCGGCATGGAGGCCCTGAACTCCGTGTCCAACATGATCAAGCTAGGCCAGATTGACTCCGCCATCGCCGGCGGCGTCGACACCACCTCTGACGCGCCGATTGCTGTCAACGATCGCCTGCGCAAGATTCTCCTGGAGGCCAACCGCCAGAAGTCGCCAATGGACATGGCAAAGGTCTTCCTCAAGGCCCGTCCGGCCGACCTGGCACCGGACGCACCGTCCACCGGCGAGCCGCGCACCGGCCTGTCCATGGGCGAGCACCAGGCCATCACCACCGCAACCTGGGGCGTTACCCGCCGCGAGCAGGACGAGCTCGCCGCCGCCTCCCACCAGAACATGGCCCGCGCCTACGATGAGGGCTTCTTCACCGACCTAATCACCCCGTACAAGGGCGTCACCCGCGACACCAACCTCCGCGCGGACTCCACCGTCGAAAAGCTGGGCAAGCTGAAGCCTGTCTTCGGTCGCGGTCTCGAAGCCGAACCGACCATGACCGCGGGCAACTCCACCCCGCTTACCGACGGCGCCTCCGCCGTTCTCGTCTCCACCCCGGAGTGGGCCGCCGAGCGCGGTCTGCCCGTGCTGGCCGACGTTGTCGACTCCGAGGCTGCGGCCGTCGACTTCGTCCACGGCGACGAGGGACTGCTGATGGCTCCGGCGTACGCCACCCCGCGCCTGCTGGCCCGCAACGGCTGGACCTTCGACGACTTCGACTTCTTCGAGATCCACGAGGCCTTCGCCGGCACCGTCCTGTCCACCCTGAAGGCATGGGAGGACGAGGAGTACTGCCGCACCAAGCTCGGCCTCGACGGCGCGCTGGGTTCCATTCCACGCGAGAAGCTCAACGTCAACGGCTCCTCCCTGGCGGCCGGTCACCCGTTCGCAGCGACCGGCGGTCGCATCGTGGCAGCCCTGTCGAAGATGCTGCGCGCCAAGGCAGACGAGACCGGCAAGACCACCCGCGGCCTGATCTCCGTCTGCGCCGCTGGCGGCCAGGGTGTCGTCGCGGTCCTCGAGGCTCGCGTCTAA
- a CDS encoding 3-oxoacyl-ACP reductase, whose translation MTDKYQELVNGGPLTGLAKAAGLPQPPYLRRHKPGDSILKNDKVLVTGEGADADAVAAQLSEWGLQVRRGEAADDKVGALVIVVTEAARPAELQGPVLAAAKHLRKLDKGGRIVSISRAKDADHNGTPAEIAENAVAGGVEGLIRSLGHEVRGGSTANGILVTPGVAVTAPSVLASLHFFLSGRSAFIDGQFLRVASDAGEIPADWDKPLAGKVAAVTGSARGIGAAIARQLKQDGAEVIVIDVPQAGEALAKVANELGGLALQQDITADDAGKKIADAAEARYGRLDIVIHNAGITRDKMLANMDDAKWGSVIAVNIESQLKMNEQLLAHKAFADSPRIATMASTSGIAGNRGQTNYATSKAGVIAMVEAYAAEFAKRGGNINAVAPGFIETDMTAAIPFVNRQVARRVNSLQQGGRPEDVAQAIAFLVSDRALGVNGHVLRVCGQNIVGA comes from the coding sequence ATGACCGATAAGTACCAGGAACTCGTAAACGGTGGCCCGCTAACCGGACTCGCTAAGGCCGCTGGCCTGCCGCAGCCGCCCTACCTGCGCCGCCACAAGCCGGGCGACTCGATTCTGAAGAATGACAAGGTTCTCGTCACCGGTGAGGGCGCTGACGCAGATGCGGTTGCCGCACAGCTGTCCGAGTGGGGCCTGCAGGTTCGTCGCGGCGAGGCCGCTGACGACAAGGTCGGCGCCCTCGTCATCGTCGTCACCGAGGCCGCGCGCCCGGCCGAGCTGCAGGGCCCAGTCCTGGCCGCTGCGAAGCACCTGCGCAAGCTGGACAAGGGTGGCCGCATCGTGTCGATTTCCCGCGCCAAGGATGCCGACCATAACGGCACCCCTGCTGAGATTGCAGAGAATGCGGTCGCCGGTGGCGTCGAGGGCCTGATTCGCTCGCTGGGCCACGAGGTTCGCGGTGGTTCCACCGCCAACGGCATCCTGGTTACCCCGGGTGTTGCCGTTACTGCGCCGTCGGTACTGGCCTCCCTGCACTTCTTCCTCTCCGGCCGCTCCGCGTTCATCGACGGCCAATTCCTCCGTGTCGCCTCCGATGCCGGCGAGATTCCGGCCGACTGGGACAAGCCGCTGGCCGGCAAGGTCGCAGCCGTCACCGGTTCCGCCCGAGGCATTGGCGCTGCTATCGCACGCCAGCTGAAGCAGGACGGCGCCGAGGTCATCGTCATCGACGTTCCGCAGGCCGGCGAGGCTCTCGCCAAGGTTGCCAACGAGCTTGGTGGACTGGCCCTGCAGCAGGACATCACCGCTGACGACGCCGGCAAGAAGATCGCCGACGCTGCCGAGGCACGCTACGGTCGCCTGGACATCGTAATCCACAACGCCGGTATTACACGCGATAAGATGCTCGCCAACATGGACGACGCCAAGTGGGGTTCCGTCATCGCCGTGAACATCGAGTCCCAGCTGAAGATGAACGAGCAGCTGCTGGCCCACAAGGCATTCGCGGATTCCCCGCGTATTGCGACCATGGCCTCCACCTCCGGCATCGCCGGTAACCGCGGCCAGACCAACTACGCGACCTCCAAGGCCGGCGTTATCGCCATGGTTGAGGCCTACGCTGCGGAGTTCGCAAAGCGGGGCGGCAACATCAACGCCGTCGCACCGGGCTTCATCGAGACCGATATGACCGCCGCGATTCCTTTCGTGAACCGCCAGGTCGCCCGCCGCGTGAACTCCCTACAGCAGGGCGGCCGCCCGGAGGACGTCGCGCAGGCGATTGCCTTCCTGGTTTCCGACCGCGCACTGGGTGTTAACGGCCACGTTCTCCGCGTCTGCGGCCAGAACATCGTCGGCGCATAA
- a CDS encoding MaoC/PaaZ C-terminal domain-containing protein produces MAKTLDSIPNLLPLYAKAAAGSTKKRPNSIEIKVDALAVKSVTVGRDRDEEFRALAGAPKAEHAFFGHVHALIMPIQMELMAADDFPLPMMGLVHTENTYRELSPVVLGGKVDIEVRVAAFRAHRSGTEVILASTVTASESGATLVEEESVYLAKGVRLKDAEGFDEVQAQREAIKSGAQTIKREQFKVPFPTAQWRLAGNTGRRWAKVSGDWNPIHITAGSAKALGMPGAIAHGMYTASRALAESDRLPGEPFEFHIAFGAPVVLPSTINVALTRTGLPAGAAHDLTATGAATAGRAIDIVAWDRKKKRPHFTGSVRPLR; encoded by the coding sequence ATGGCAAAGACCCTGGATTCCATCCCCAACCTGCTGCCGCTCTACGCCAAGGCTGCCGCCGGTTCCACGAAGAAGCGCCCGAACTCCATCGAGATTAAAGTCGACGCTCTGGCAGTGAAGTCGGTGACCGTCGGTCGCGACCGCGACGAGGAATTCCGTGCCCTGGCCGGCGCGCCGAAGGCGGAGCATGCCTTCTTCGGCCACGTCCACGCCCTCATCATGCCCATCCAGATGGAGCTGATGGCCGCGGATGATTTCCCGCTGCCCATGATGGGCCTGGTTCACACCGAAAACACCTACCGCGAGCTCTCCCCCGTGGTTTTGGGCGGAAAGGTCGACATTGAGGTCCGCGTCGCCGCGTTCCGCGCGCATCGTTCCGGCACCGAAGTCATTCTCGCATCGACCGTGACCGCGTCCGAGTCCGGTGCAACGCTGGTCGAGGAAGAGTCCGTGTACCTGGCCAAGGGTGTCCGGCTGAAGGATGCCGAGGGCTTCGACGAAGTCCAAGCGCAGCGCGAGGCAATCAAGTCCGGCGCTCAGACCATCAAGCGCGAGCAGTTCAAGGTTCCGTTCCCGACCGCACAGTGGCGACTGGCCGGCAACACCGGCCGCCGCTGGGCGAAGGTGTCCGGCGACTGGAACCCGATTCACATCACCGCAGGATCCGCGAAGGCCCTCGGTATGCCGGGCGCAATCGCCCACGGTATGTACACGGCCTCCCGCGCTCTGGCCGAGTCGGACCGTCTCCCGGGCGAGCCCTTCGAGTTCCACATTGCTTTCGGCGCACCGGTGGTGTTGCCGTCGACTATCAATGTGGCGCTGACCCGCACCGGGCTTCCTGCTGGAGCTGCTCACGATCTCACCGCAACCGGTGCAGCGACTGCAGGCCGCGCAATCGACATTGTGGCGTGGGACCGCAAGAAGAAGCGTCCTCACTTTACCGGTAGCGTCCGCCCGCTTAGGTAG
- a CDS encoding NADPH-dependent FMN reductase — protein MTDQQPAQKIRLGIVIGTTRPGRHSEPISKWILSHLEDDERFEVTVLDLADIRLPLMDETNHPRMQRYERDHTKAWSKQIASQDAFIFITAEYNHSIPAPLKNAIDYLAVEWQNKPVTIVSYGGVSAGIRAAEHLQNVVVALGMKPTPNAVMIPFHFKRVDEEGFHPTEIEDFSVTSALNDLVTWDAALRPLRD, from the coding sequence ATGACCGACCAGCAGCCAGCACAGAAGATTCGCCTCGGCATCGTCATCGGCACCACCCGCCCGGGCCGCCACAGCGAACCGATTAGCAAGTGGATTCTCTCCCACCTCGAAGACGACGAGCGCTTCGAAGTCACCGTGCTGGACTTGGCCGATATTCGCCTGCCGCTAATGGACGAGACCAATCACCCGCGCATGCAGCGCTATGAGCGCGACCACACTAAGGCATGGTCGAAGCAGATCGCATCGCAGGACGCCTTCATCTTCATCACCGCCGAGTACAACCACTCCATCCCGGCACCGCTGAAAAACGCCATCGACTACCTGGCCGTGGAGTGGCAGAACAAGCCGGTCACCATCGTCAGCTACGGCGGCGTCTCCGCAGGTATCCGCGCAGCCGAGCACCTCCAGAACGTTGTGGTTGCCCTCGGAATGAAGCCGACTCCGAACGCCGTGATGATTCCGTTCCACTTCAAGCGCGTCGACGAAGAAGGCTTCCACCCCACCGAAATCGAGGACTTCTCCGTCACCAGCGCCCTGAACGACCTGGTCACCTGGGATGCGGCCCTGCGTCCGCTGCGCGACTAA